A genome region from Gardnerella vaginalis includes the following:
- a CDS encoding adenylosuccinate synthase has translation MPGIVLIGAQWGDEGKGKATDLIGSKVDIVARFNGGNNAGHTVVVGNESYALHLLPSGIISPNVTPVIGNGVVIDPEVLFEEIDALESRGVDCSRLKVSESAHVITPYHRVIDKVTERFLGKHKIGTTGRGIGPTYADKINRVGIRVHDLFNAEHLRDKVEASLHQKNQMLVKLYNQHPIDIDDVTAQLVELGKRLKPYVADTSLILNQAMENGKTVLFEGGQATMLDVDHGTYPFVTSSNPTAGGACTGTGVGPTRITRVIGVAKAYITRVGEGPFPTELLDESGDWLREQGHEYGVTTGRPRRCGWFDSVVSRYATRVNGLTDIVLTKLDVLTGLKEIPVCVAYDVTLADGSVERVNEMPVDQSLFASAKPVYEMLPGWSEDISQIHKFEELPANTQSYVKRLEELSKCRISAIGTGPQRDHIISVHSLID, from the coding sequence ATGCCTGGAATTGTGCTTATTGGCGCTCAATGGGGTGACGAAGGTAAAGGCAAAGCGACTGATTTAATTGGTTCTAAGGTAGATATTGTCGCAAGATTTAATGGCGGTAATAACGCTGGACATACTGTTGTTGTGGGAAACGAGTCTTACGCTTTGCATTTACTTCCTAGCGGTATAATCAGCCCTAATGTAACTCCTGTTATTGGTAATGGTGTTGTTATAGACCCAGAAGTTCTGTTTGAGGAGATTGACGCACTTGAATCTAGAGGTGTTGATTGCTCTCGTTTGAAAGTGAGCGAGTCTGCGCATGTGATTACACCTTATCATCGCGTAATTGACAAGGTTACGGAGAGGTTCCTAGGCAAGCACAAGATTGGTACAACAGGTCGCGGAATTGGCCCGACTTATGCAGATAAGATTAATCGCGTTGGTATTCGTGTGCATGATTTATTTAATGCAGAACATTTGAGGGATAAGGTTGAAGCTAGCTTGCATCAAAAGAATCAAATGTTAGTTAAACTTTACAACCAGCATCCAATAGATATTGATGATGTTACAGCACAGCTTGTGGAGCTTGGAAAGCGTTTGAAGCCTTATGTTGCAGATACTTCGCTTATACTGAATCAGGCTATGGAAAATGGCAAAACCGTGCTTTTTGAAGGCGGTCAGGCAACTATGCTGGATGTCGATCATGGAACTTACCCATTTGTAACATCCTCAAATCCTACTGCAGGAGGTGCTTGCACGGGAACTGGCGTTGGTCCAACTCGTATTACGCGAGTGATTGGAGTTGCTAAAGCCTATATCACTCGTGTTGGTGAAGGTCCATTCCCTACAGAACTTTTGGATGAAAGTGGCGATTGGCTGCGTGAGCAGGGTCACGAATATGGCGTAACTACTGGTCGCCCTCGCCGATGCGGATGGTTTGATTCCGTTGTAAGCCGCTATGCTACTCGCGTAAATGGCTTAACTGATATTGTTCTTACCAAGTTAGATGTTTTGACTGGTTTAAAAGAAATTCCAGTTTGCGTAGCTTACGATGTAACTTTGGCTGACGGAAGCGTTGAGAGAGTGAACGAAATGCCAGTAGATCAGTCTCTGTTTGCTAGCGCTAAGCCAGTTTACGAGATGCTTCCAGGCTGGAGTGAGGATATTTCTCAAATTCACAAGTTTGAAGAATTGCCAGCAAATACTCAAAGCTATGTAAAGCGCTTAGAAGAACTTTCCAAGTGCCGCATTTCGGCAATTGGTACTGGTCCTCAGCGCGACCATATTATTAGCGTTCATTCGCTGATTGACTAG
- the fbaA gene encoding class II fructose-bisphosphate aldolase, which produces MTIATVERYAQMLDSASKGGYAYPAINVTSTQTLNAALQGFAEAQSDGIIQVSVGGSAYFSGQCVNNRVVGSLAFAQFAHQVAAQYPNITVALHTDHCAESYLDDWIKPLLAYEADQVAHGKEPIFQSHMWDGSTVKLEHNLDVAEELLEASAKAHTVLEIEIGAVGGEEDGHRADIDEKLYSTPQDAMRVVERLGLAESGRYMAAFTFGNVHGAYKPGVVKLRPQLLDNIQSAVYNKYKLDLCNRKFGVPTKPFLLVFHGGSGSTPEEIAQAVSYGVVKMNIDTDTQYAFTRAIADHMFRNYDSVLKIDGEVGAKKLYDPRSWGKEAEKAMAQRVVEACVQLGSAGKAL; this is translated from the coding sequence ATGACTATCGCAACTGTTGAACGTTACGCGCAAATGCTTGATTCTGCAAGCAAAGGCGGATACGCATATCCTGCAATTAATGTTACTAGCACGCAGACCTTAAACGCTGCACTTCAAGGATTTGCAGAAGCGCAAAGCGACGGAATTATTCAAGTATCCGTTGGGGGGTCCGCGTATTTTTCGGGACAGTGCGTAAATAATCGCGTTGTCGGTTCGCTAGCGTTTGCTCAATTCGCGCATCAAGTAGCAGCGCAATATCCAAATATTACCGTTGCCTTACATACAGATCATTGTGCAGAAAGCTATTTAGATGACTGGATTAAGCCACTTTTGGCTTATGAGGCAGATCAAGTTGCGCACGGCAAAGAGCCGATATTTCAATCGCATATGTGGGATGGATCCACAGTTAAGCTTGAACACAATTTAGACGTTGCGGAAGAATTGCTTGAGGCGTCGGCGAAGGCTCATACGGTGTTAGAGATTGAAATTGGGGCTGTGGGAGGCGAAGAAGACGGTCATAGAGCAGACATTGATGAAAAACTATACTCAACGCCGCAGGACGCTATGCGAGTAGTTGAGCGATTAGGTTTGGCAGAGAGCGGAAGATATATGGCTGCTTTTACGTTCGGCAATGTGCATGGTGCATACAAGCCTGGTGTTGTTAAGCTGCGACCACAGTTGCTAGACAACATTCAAAGCGCTGTATACAACAAGTACAAGCTTGATTTATGTAATCGCAAGTTTGGTGTGCCAACAAAACCATTCTTATTGGTATTCCATGGAGGTTCTGGATCTACTCCCGAAGAAATTGCGCAAGCTGTAAGCTACGGCGTAGTAAAAATGAACATCGATACAGACACGCAATATGCGTTTACTCGAGCAATAGCAGATCACATGTTCCGAAACTATGATTCTGTTCTTAAAATCGATGGAGAAGTTGGAGCCAAAAAACTCTACGACCCAAGGTCTTGGGGCAAAGAGGCAGAAAAAGCAATGGCTCAGCGTGTTGTTGAAGCCTGTGTACAGCTTGGCTCTGCTGGTAAAGCCTTATAA
- a CDS encoding chorismate mutase — MCEFPKESVDARNHLIEPSCNDRNDSMNEIFALRQSIDNIDNAVVSLLAERFKVTEKVGEIKARANLAAEDKSRENRQADRLKKIAEISGLKEEIALEYLHFVVAAAKKRHQEIKNSQK, encoded by the coding sequence ATGTGTGAATTTCCTAAAGAATCGGTTGACGCGCGCAATCATTTGATTGAACCTAGTTGCAATGATCGCAACGATTCAATGAACGAGATTTTTGCGTTGCGTCAATCGATCGACAATATTGACAATGCAGTTGTTTCACTTCTAGCAGAGCGCTTTAAAGTCACAGAAAAAGTCGGAGAGATAAAAGCGCGCGCAAATCTTGCTGCGGAAGATAAATCTAGAGAAAATCGCCAAGCAGATCGACTTAAAAAAATTGCTGAAATATCTGGATTAAAAGAAGAAATTGCGCTCGAATATTTACATTTTGTTGTAGCTGCCGCAAAAAAGCGCCATCAAGAAATCAAAAATAGCCAGAAATAG